From the genome of Alphaproteobacteria bacterium SS10:
ACCACGCTGATCGATGGCCTGGATGCGCTTGAGCGTGCACCAAGCCCGGTTGACCAGCCGCTGCGCTTCCCGGTCCAAGACGTCTACAAGTTCGATGAGCGCCGGATCATTGCCGGGCGGATCGAGAGTGGCCGCCTAAAGGTCGGTGACGAGATTGTCTTCTCCCCCAGCAATCGCCGGGCCCGCGTCAAAACCATTGAGGCGTGGAATGAAGACACCCCGCCAATGGGCGCTTCCGCTGGTCAGTCTATCGGCATCACGTTGGATGAGCAGATCTATGTGGAGCGCGGCGACATCGCGAGCCATCAAGGGCGCGCCCCAATCCTAACCGACGTATTCCGTGCCACGGTGTTCTGGCTGCATGACAAGCCATTGGTTGTCGGTAATCAGTACAAGATGAAGCTGGGTACCGGTGAGGCAGTGGTGACCGTTCAGGCTATCGACCGTGCCATCGACACCCAATCCCTCAAAGGTGGTGAGGCAAGTGAGCTGAACCGCAATGATGTCGGTGAAATCACCTTCCGGGCAAAACGCCTGATCGCGGTTGACGAGTATTCGGACCTGCCAAAGACCGGCCAGTTTGTCCTGGTTGATCAGTACGACACCGCCGGCGGTGGTTCGATCAATATGGATGGCTACCCTGACCAACGTCAGGCCCTGACCGTTAAGGCCAGCAACATCCATGCGGTTGAGCACCTGCTAGACCCCGACACCCGTGCCCAACGGAACGGCCATTATGGCGCCGTGTTCTGGTTCACTGGCCTGTCGGGTGCCGGTAAATCCACCCTCGCCATGCTGGTTGAGCGCGCGCTCTTCAACCGGGGGCGCCAGGTTTATGTGCTGGATGGTGACAACGTCCGTCGTGGTTTGAATGCCGATCTCGGCTTCTCCCCGGATGATCGGACAGAGAATATCCGCCGGATTGGTGAGGTTGCGGGCCTGTTTGCCCGGGCTGGTTCGGTTTGTATCACGGCCTTCATCTCACCCTATCGGGCTGACCGTGACCGCGCCCGCGAGGCCGCACCAGAATCCTTCCATGAGATCTATATCAAGGCGGATCTGGAAACCTGTGAGGCGCGGGATCCCAAGGGCCTCTACAAGAAGGCACGAGCCGGCGAGATCCCAGAGTTTACCGGCATCTCAGCACCGTATGAGCCACCGATTGAGGCCGACCTGGAAGTCGACACCGACGGCTTGTCGGTCGAGCAATGTGTTGAGCTGATCGCTGATTACATCGAGGAAGAGATCAGCATCAACGCCGCCCATGCGCGGGTTGTCTGATCCCAACTCGATCTAACGGCTTAGTTGGCGGGGATTGAGTTCCCGCCTTGGCTGCCATTGTCATCCGTACCGGGGAAATCACCCGGGGCAACCAGGGCGCCGATGAAGCGCTCTTCTGGGCGTGGGAACGGCTGCGCGTAGCAGTTCGGATCACCGATCGTGTCATAGCAATAGATCGGGCCGCGATAGACAACCGGCACCCGGGTTGGTGCAACCGGTGGTGGCGGGTCAAAAATCTCAGCAACGCTGCGCTCTAGGTCACGCACCTGGGCGCACCCGGCAAGCAGGCTAACGGCGGCAACAGCCAGCATCATCCGTGGCATGGATCGCGGTTTTGGGGATCTGGTTTCGGTCATGGTCTTAAAACCTCTCGCGCACTCAACTCTCGGCGGCAAATCAACTAGCCAGATTAACAATTACCTGGCCGCGCACATCACCTTGCAAAAGTCGGGCCGCAATCTCAGGCACCTGTTCAAGAGATACGGTCCGACTCGCGATCAGTGAGGCCATCGCCTCATCTTGTGGCGCCGAAAGCACGGGGGACAGCCGCTCCCAGACCAACTGGCGGGCAGACTCTGTAAGGTTTTGTGGGTTCACCCCCATCATCCGGCAACCGCGCACGACAAAGGGTGACAGGTCGCCAGGCAAATCATGCCCAAGGGTCGGGGCGGCAACCACGGCGATACCGCCGCTGCGCAACTCAGACAGGGCCGCAGCAAGTAAGTTACCGCCCGCCGTATCAACGATAGCGGCCCAATTCTCTTTACCCAGCACCGGCCCCGACCGCTCAAGCAAGGCACGGTGGCTTACTACCTCGCCAACACCCAAGGCAGACAGTGCCTCATCCATCTCATCACTGTCTGTGGCTACTGCCGTCTCAAAACCATGATGGCGAAGCAGCTGGAAGACGGCGATGCCAACCTCACTCGACAGATGCGTCACCAGAACTGGCCCATGCTCAGGCTTGAAGCCTTGCTGGTTCAGGGCATCAAGAACCATCTGTGCCGTCACAAATGGTAGGCCGCCACGGATCATGGCGTCGGCGGAAACGCCCTGGGGCACTGGCATTAGCCAATCGCCAATCAATCGCACCCGTTCGGCAAATCCGCCCCAATACCGCTCACCGAGGCCATGGCCACCGGCAAAGACTTGCTGCCCCTTACTGAAACGGGGGTCATTGCTATCGATAACCGTGCCAACAAACTCACTACCCGCGATATGGGGATAGCGACCAACCCAGCGATCACGTCCCATCAAGGTCAGGCTATCGCGGAAGCTAAGCCTGGCCTCACCAACCTCTAAGGTGATGTCGGCGGCTGGCAGTGCAGCGAGCTCTAACTCCTCAACCGTCACATCGCCTGGCGTTGCCATGGCCTCGCCGGTTGAACCTGATGTCAGGGCACCACGTGGCCGCCCACGCATAACGAGGGCACGGAACTGCGCAGTTTCACTCACGATAGTCATCCATCATTTTCGGTGTTGGGGCGTTATCTGTGCCCTGACTGACCTCTGGGATTAGGTCTTCGTCCGTTGCCGGCCCTTTAAGGCAGTCGTCTTCATCTATCGTCAGGGTGTTCAAACCATGCCCGCCCATCAGCATGACGCCAAAGGTGGCTAGTGCTAGTGAGCACATGAACCAAGTATGCCAGATTGAGAATGAGGTGACAGACACCATGGCCAGGCAAGCCGCATAGGTGGCAAAGCCACTCGCCTGCATTTGAAGCGGGGCGCGCTTAAGTCGCCAAAGCATGCTTGCCGCAACACCGAAGGCCAGCAGCGCGCCGGCCAACCCAAGCTCATACCAAAACTGAAGGAACAAATTATGCGGATGCCGGTGCACCATATTGATGTCATGGGGGAGGAAATCGGAAATCTCACCCGCACGCGGGAAGCTAGCTTGGGCGGCCTCTAGACCGTATCCGAGCCAGGGCTGCGCCATGACTTGAGTGGCGGTGTAATGCCAAACCTCAACCCGGTGGCGGGCAGACAGCATTAGGCCATCAAGCTTGGCAATTCCGAGCCCATCGAGGGCAAAGGCCAACGGCACTGCACCCAAAGCGAGCACAGCGGTCCCAGCCAGCATCAGGCCAAAGGTCAAACGTGGCAGCTTAAGCGCCAAGGGATAACAGATGATCCCAGCGAGTAAGCCTAGAAGGGCTGTTTGGCTCTCAGTCTGCGAGAAAATCGCAGCGAGGGCGACCGGCAGGACAAAAGCGACATTGTTCTGCCCGCGGGCGATCAACAAACCAACTGCTGGGAAGATCAGGATCGCCATTCCAACCAGGCCACGGTTGAATTCATTGATGCTAAGCGCTTCTTCGGGCCCAAGTCCGGCCATCCAGCGATGAATGGCCTGGCCTTCCCGGATTTCAAAGACCAGGATCGTGGCACCGGCAATCACACCAAAGATGAAGGCAAGCTGTAGGTAACGGAGCAGCCTGGCCGACAGAAATGGCAGTATTCCCAACGCCAGGGCGATTGGCACCAGCGTATAGGCAAACTGGGTCAACTGGTGCTCCCCAGCCTCAAAATCCGGGGTCCAGCTGAGACTAAGCCCGCCCAAAGCCAAAAGGGTCACCACGGCGGCGATGGCACCAGGGGCGATAGGTATGTCACCAGGGCTGCGAACCATCCCACCGCTTATCGCGCCTAAGATAGTGAACACGGACAGGGCGATGGCGACGATAGGTGTCTGAAGCCCAACAATGGCCGTTATCAGGCCGATGGAGAGGAAACCAGTGATCAGGAGCGCGTACCAAATGGCACCCAGAATGACGCGCGGGCTGAACCCAGATCGCTCGTTATCAACAGAGCCTGCGGGGATCATGCAGCCCCCAATCGGTAACCATTGATCACATTACCCAAACGCGGTTTACGGAACCGCCATCGCCTTGCTACACAGGGGCCGGTTGGCACAGCCAACAGGTTTACCCCGCCCCGTCTCAAGGCACTGCATCCCATGACCACACTGCGCGTTCCTGTCTCGATCGGTGAAGTGATCGACAAAATCACCATTCTGGAGATCAAAGAGGAGCGCATCACCGATGCGGCCAAGGTTGAGAATATTCGCCTGGAACTGAGCATGCTGCGCGAGACGATTGCCAGTGAGATTGGTGACGATGCGGAACTGCCCCAATTGCATGCCAAACTAAAGGGCATCAATGAAGAGCTATGGGTGATTGAGGACGATATTCGGGACAAGGAACGGGCCAAAACCTTCGATGATGAGTTCGTCCGCCTAGCCCGCGCCGTCTATGTCACCAATGACCGCCGTGCCGCCGTAAAGCGGGAGATTAACGAGCATTTTGGTTCTACGTTGGTGGAAGAGAAATCCTACGCGGCCTACTAATCAGGCCGGATAGGCAGCGGTTTTTCCGCAATTCGCCGATTACATCACTTCTGAGAGCTAACCAGCCTTCGCACTGTCTTTAAGGCGCTGAAGCACCTTTTCCGCGACAGTTTTGGGGTCGATTCGTGCCATGCCATCCTGACGGCTGATGCCCCCTTGGTCGGGCTTAATCGCCTCAATCAGCGGTGAGAAGGTCAAAACCTCGGTCGCACCAAACAAACCAAAGGCCGGCACACCAACAGCGGCCGAGATGTTCAGGAACGAGGTGTCGTTGCCGACATAGACGTCGCTCGCGGCTTGGATCGCCACCATCTCAGACATCGGCGCGGTAAAGCCGGGTGCCAGAACAATCCGGTGCTTGCCGGCAACCTCAGTCGCGGCGGCTTGGAGTGCCCCTTCAAAAGCAGCCTCCCCTGGCCCGCCCATTAGGAAGAAGGTCGCTGAGGTCTGCTCACCAATGGCCTTGATCAGGGCGGCAAATCGCTCCGCCCCCCATTGCTTGAACGCCTCAGAACTTCCCAGCCCGAGGGCAATCCAGGGCTTGGGACAACCGGCATAGCGTTGCTGCACATCATTCGCGAGCGCGGGGGCCACCCTTAAGCGTTCGGCGTGATCTGGAATGCTAAAGCCACAGCGTTCGATGAACTGATCCGCCAGGCTAATCGGGTGATCCCGCCGGTGCTCAGAACCCAGATGCGGTGGTTCAGTAAACCAACGTGTCGGTGCGGTGGTGCCGTAACCAAAACGCTCAGGCACGCCCGCTAAAGCCAGGGCAGCGGCGTATCGCGCGCTGTGGTGTAGTTGGAACGACCGGGCAATACCCTCAGCCTTTAGATCGCGAACCAGCGCGATAAAGCCAGCGGGGCCACTATGCCGATCGGCCCGGTCGACCCAGATCACCCGGTCGATTGCCTTATCGGCTTTAAACATCTCGTCAGCCCGGCTACGGCTCTTGGTCAGCAGCACCTTCTCCCGCCCTGGATGGGCGGCGGCAATGGCGTGAACCGCCTTCAAGTGCCAAACAAGATCGCCAACCCCTGGCAAGGGCTGAAGGATCACAACCGGCCCGTCCTGGCTTGGTTCCGATAGGGGTTTCATGCTCAAGCTGACTGCTCTTGCGGCGTGGCTGGCTGGCCCTTGCCCTTCTCACGCTTAACCAGTGCTTCGGCCTTACCCGCTACCGTCGCAAAATCTAGCTCGTCCATCAGGCTTTCTAGGGGGCGTTCACCGCTATCCACGGCGCGGATCAGCTCTGCCTTTGAAACCGGGGAGCGGACCCAATCAGTGATGGGACCATAGGGGGCATAGATACGATCATCGGATGGGCCAAACAGGCCCAGCGTCGGTACACCAACAGCGGCCGCGATATGCATCAGACCGGAGTCATTGCCGACGTAAAGCGATGAGGATGCAAGGCATGCCGCGGCGAAGGCCGGGTCGGTATTGCGCATCAGGTCGATGCGACGCTCTTCCGGCACCACGGCCCATGCATCAACCGCGCGCTCACGCTCATTCGGTGCGGCTGAGACCGCGACACGGGCATTGGGTAGGGCCCCACCGGCGGCAGTCAGGCGTTCAATCAATGCCTTAAACCGGTCCATTGGCCATTCCTTACCGCCCCAATTCGCGGCGGGGCCAATCGACAAGATCGGCCCTAGCTCTGGCTGCATATGGGCCTTGGCTGCCTCAACCTGCTCATCAGAGAACCAAAGACGCGCGGAGAGTGGTGCGGGCAGCCGCAGCTTCTCAGAGAACTGCTCAACCTTATGCTTACCCATGCTGTCTGGCAGGGCACGGAACACCAGACGGGATTTGCTAGCAATCGCGCGGGAGACAAAGCTGTCCCGAAGATCGACAACCAGATCCCACGGCTCCCGTACCACCTGGCGCCATAGGCGCCACCAATGCCCGGCATAGGCACGCTTTGGCATGGGGATCAGGGCGCGAAGACCTGGCACGGTGGCGAATAACGGGGCCGGCAATGGACCACAGGCAATCGTCACCTCAGCGTCGGGGTGCTGCTCCAACAAATGGTTCAGCACGGCCGTGGACAACACAGCATCGCCCAAGCGGTTGGACGTGATGAACAGCAGGTTGAAAGCCATGAAGCCGTGATCTCAAGAAGTCGGAGAGGTGCCCGGGCACGATATCTTGCGCGCGGTTATAACCGGGCACCGAACCAACATCCAGCCTAGGCGCGCAATCCAAGGCGCTCCTCTGCCCAATTGGGTAGGAATAACAATCATTGTTGCAAGCAACCCGCGATCATCCCATGTAACTGCGGTAGCCAGACGGCCACGAATGCCCGCCAAATGTGAAGACCGAGTGATCCAAGCCGATGCCCCAGGAAAATGCTGCGCCACGCTATATCCCCCTGCCCGAACGCGCGGTTTTAGCCGTTAGCGGAGAGGATGCCGCCACTTTCCTACAAGGGCTGATCACGGTTGATACCGAGGGGCTTGAGGTTGGTAAGACCCGCTACGGCTGCCTGCTAACGCCCCAGGGTAAATTTGGCTTCGACTTCTTCCTGATCCGCCAGGCAGCGGACAGTTTTTGGCTGGAGACTGAGGCAGGGCAAGCCGCTGATCTGATGAAGCGGCTACGGATGTTTAAGCTCCGCTCTAAGGTTGATCTGGCGCTAAGTGATCCAGCCCCAGCCGTTTTCGCCTGCCTAAGTGCGCCAAGCGATGCACCCGATGGCGTTACCCTGTTTGAAGATCCGCGCATGGCTGCCCTTGGACACCGCGCTATCGGCGACGACGCTGTTATGCGGGGCTGGCTTGAGGCTGCAGGTTTCACCCAGGCGCCCATCGGCGATTACGATACCCACCGCCTGACCCTAGGTATTCCGGACGGCACCCGCGATATGGAGGTGGGTAAATCCACCATGCTGGAATGCAATATCGACCAGCTGAATGGCATCGACTGGGAAAAGGGCTGCTATATGGGTCAGGAGTTGACGGCCCGCACCCGCTATCGCGGCCTGGTTAAGAAACGCCTGATCCCGCTTGAGATTGATGGCTCCCTGCCCGAGCATGGTACGGCGGTCATGCGGGGCGATAAGTCGGTCGGCGAAACCCGATCCGCATTCGGCACCCACGCCCTGGCACTCATGCGGATTGCCGGGATTGAGGATGCGGAACCCGGCGCCTTCCAGATCGGTGATGCCAATGCCAGCCTCATCGTGCCGGACTGGTTGCGGCTCGAGAAGGAAGAGATTTAGGCAGCTTTAGAAGCTATAGCGAGAGCGAGCCCGTCATCATGGTCACGCATTGACCAGTGACGGTTATCGCCTCTGCCTGGCCTGCTTGATCAACGCGCACCTCGGTCTCAATGACACTTGGGCGGCCCATATCAACACCTTGGGAAATGCGGAGCCGGGTCGGCGCGTCCTTAGCCGCCCTTTGCAGATGTCCAGCTAGAATGGCCGAGGCTGAACCCGTCGCCGGGTCCTCGGTCAGGCCAGCCATTTCTGGATCCAGCGGGAACATACGCGCTGAGACCGGCGCCGGATCGCCCTCCCCATCACGAACAAACAACATCAGTCCAATGCTGCCATCGCGCAGAACCGGCGGCATATCGACATTGGGGTTTGCGGTCTTGGCCCGGGCCAAGGCTTCCCGGCTTGTGATTGGCACCATTACGAAGGATGGCCCGGCCTCCAGCAGCGTTGGTTCAGTATCGCTAAGGTCGATATCAGCTGCCGTCAGGCCAACCGCCTCCGCCACTGGCGCGGCGGGAACCGTTACCGGGTCACCTGGCAGTTTAGGCGCGGTGATGCGTATGCCAGCGATTTGACCAGCCGCGTCACGCTCAACCTCAATCGGCACCAGACCGGCAATCTCCTCGAACACCATCTGGTCACCAATCGCCTTGCCGAACAGTTCACCACGCTGGGCCAGCACGAAGCCGGTACCCACATTGGGGTGGCCCGCGAATGGCATCTCATAACCAGGCGTGAAGATACGAACCTGGGCGGTATTGGCCGGGTCCTTTGGCGGCAGGACAAAGGTAGTTTCGGAGTAGCTAAACTCCGCCGCGATGGCCTGCAGCGTTTCGGTTGGCAAGCCCTCAGCACCGAAAACAACAGCGAGCGGATTGCCACCAAAGGCCTGATCCGTGAACACGTCACAGGTTACATAGTCGAGCGTTTTCATGGACTTCGACTCAATAACTCAGATTTTGAAGAACTAGGCTTAACCCTTCTGGGCGAGGCTAGCCTGGGCTGCGGCGAGACGAGCAATCGGCACCCGGTAAGGCGAGCAGGAAACGTAGTCGAGGCCGGTTTCTTCACAGAAACGGATCGAGGCTGGATCGCCGCCATGCTCACCACAGATGCCGAGCTTGATGTCCGGACGCGTTGCCTTGCCCTTCTCACAGCCAATGGCAACCAACTGGCCAACACCCTGCGGGTCGAGGCTAACGAATGGGTCCTTCTCAACGATGCCCTTATCCTGATAGAGCGGCAGGAAGCTACCGGCATCATCGCGGCTGATCCCAAAGGTGGTCTGGGTCAGATCATTGGTACCAAAGCTGAAGAACTCAGCACTCTCTGCAATCTGATCAGCACAGAGCGCAGCACGCGGCAGCTCAATCATCGTCCCAACCATATAACCGAGTGAAACGCCTGATTTTTCAACAGCTTCTGCAGCAACTTTATCAACAAGCGCTTTCAGGATCGCGAGTTCTTTCGGCATGCCGACCAGCGGGATCATGATCTCAGGCACAACGGTCTCACCGCTCTCCTGCTGGACCGAGATGGCGCCCTCAATGATCGCCCGGGCCTGCATCTCGTAAATCTCAGGGTAGGAGACGCCGAGGCGGCAGCCACGGTGGCCAAGCATTGGGTTGCTCTCAGACAGCTGCAGAACCCGGTGGCGAACCTCTTCCACATCGGTTTTCAGCGCCGTCGCCACATCTTCAATCTCATGGGCTTGGTGCGGTAGGAACTCATGCAGCGGTGGGTCTAGCAGACGGATCGTCACTGGCAGGCCGCGCATAATCTGGAACAGCTCAACGAAGTCTTGGCGCTGCATCGGTTCAATGCGGGACAGGGCATCCCGACGGCCAGCCTCATCAGCGGCGAGGATCATTTCCCGCACCGTCAGAATACGGTCAGCCTCGAAGAACATATGCTCAGTACGGCAGAGGCCGATGCCCTCAGCGCCGAACTTAACGGCCGTGCGGGCATCTGCTGGCGTTTCGGCGTTGGTGCGGATCCGCATACGGCGGCTCTTATCCGCCCAGCCCATAAGCATGGCGAAATCACCGGACAGCTCTGGCTGCTTGGTGGGGATCTCACCCAGCATCACCTCACCGGTGCCACCATCGATGGTGATCACATCGCCCTCTTTCAGGGTGATGTCACGGACATGCAGGGTCTTCGCCTTATAGTCGATGCGGATATCACCAGCGCCGGCCACACAAGCGCGGCCCATGCCGCGGGCAACAACCGCCGCGTGGCTGGTCATACCGCCACGGGTGGTAAGAATACCGCGAGCCGCATGCATGCCGTGAATGTCTTCCGGGCTGGTTTCAATCCGGACCAGGATAGCGTTGTGCCCTTCCTTAACCAGGCGTTCGGTTTCGTCTGAGCTGAAGGCGATCATGCCAGACGCCGCCCCAGGAGATGCCGGCAAGCCCTTGGAAAGAATCGTCTTTTCCGCGGTTGGATCGAGGGTTGGGTGTAGCAGCTGATCGAGTGAGGCCGGGTCGACGCGCATTACCGCCTCTTCCTCGGTGATCAGGCCTTCCTTAGCCATTTCAATTGCGATCTTGAGGGCCGCAGGTGCCGTGCGCTTACCGCTACGGGTCTGCAGCATGAAGAGTTTGCCGCTTTGGACGGTGAACTCGATATCCTGCATGTCGCGATAATGCTTCTCGAGGCGCAAGCGCACATCGTTCAGCTGGCCAAAGACCTCAGGCATCACCTCTTCCATGGCAGGCATGGTTGAGTCCTGCTTTTCCTTACCGCGAATGGTCAGATGCTGTGGGGTCCGGATGCCCGCCACCACGTCCTCGCCCTGGGCGTTGACGAGATACTCGCCATAGAACTCGTTATCGCCGGTTGATGGGTCACGGGTGAAGGCAAC
Proteins encoded in this window:
- a CDS encoding O-antigen ligase family protein → MIPAGSVDNERSGFSPRVILGAIWYALLITGFLSIGLITAIVGLQTPIVAIALSVFTILGAISGGMVRSPGDIPIAPGAIAAVVTLLALGGLSLSWTPDFEAGEHQLTQFAYTLVPIALALGILPFLSARLLRYLQLAFIFGVIAGATILVFEIREGQAIHRWMAGLGPEEALSINEFNRGLVGMAILIFPAVGLLIARGQNNVAFVLPVALAAIFSQTESQTALLGLLAGIICYPLALKLPRLTFGLMLAGTAVLALGAVPLAFALDGLGIAKLDGLMLSARHRVEVWHYTATQVMAQPWLGYGLEAAQASFPRAGEISDFLPHDINMVHRHPHNLFLQFWYELGLAGALLAFGVAASMLWRLKRAPLQMQASGFATYAACLAMVSVTSFSIWHTWFMCSLALATFGVMLMGGHGLNTLTIDEDDCLKGPATDEDLIPEVSQGTDNAPTPKMMDDYRE
- a CDS encoding folate-binding protein YgfZ, giving the protein MPQENAAPRYIPLPERAVLAVSGEDAATFLQGLITVDTEGLEVGKTRYGCLLTPQGKFGFDFFLIRQAADSFWLETEAGQAADLMKRLRMFKLRSKVDLALSDPAPAVFACLSAPSDAPDGVTLFEDPRMAALGHRAIGDDAVMRGWLEAAGFTQAPIGDYDTHRLTLGIPDGTRDMEVGKSTMLECNIDQLNGIDWEKGCYMGQELTARTRYRGLVKKRLIPLEIDGSLPEHGTAVMRGDKSVGETRSAFGTHALALMRIAGIEDAEPGAFQIGDANASLIVPDWLRLEKEEI
- a CDS encoding zinc-binding dehydrogenase encodes the protein MSETAQFRALVMRGRPRGALTSGSTGEAMATPGDVTVEELELAALPAADITLEVGEARLSFRDSLTLMGRDRWVGRYPHIAGSEFVGTVIDSNDPRFSKGQQVFAGGHGLGERYWGGFAERVRLIGDWLMPVPQGVSADAMIRGGLPFVTAQMVLDALNQQGFKPEHGPVLVTHLSSEVGIAVFQLLRHHGFETAVATDSDEMDEALSALGVGEVVSHRALLERSGPVLGKENWAAIVDTAGGNLLAAALSELRSGGIAVVAAPTLGHDLPGDLSPFVVRGCRMMGVNPQNLTESARQLVWERLSPVLSAPQDEAMASLIASRTVSLEQVPEIAARLLQGDVRGQVIVNLAS
- a CDS encoding glycosyltransferase family 9 protein, with protein sequence MAFNLLFITSNRLGDAVLSTAVLNHLLEQHPDAEVTIACGPLPAPLFATVPGLRALIPMPKRAYAGHWWRLWRQVVREPWDLVVDLRDSFVSRAIASKSRLVFRALPDSMGKHKVEQFSEKLRLPAPLSARLWFSDEQVEAAKAHMQPELGPILSIGPAANWGGKEWPMDRFKALIERLTAAGGALPNARVAVSAAPNERERAVDAWAVVPEERRIDLMRNTDPAFAAACLASSSLYVGNDSGLMHIAAAVGVPTLGLFGPSDDRIYAPYGPITDWVRSPVSKAELIRAVDSGERPLESLMDELDFATVAGKAEALVKREKGKGQPATPQEQSA
- a CDS encoding PhzF family phenazine biosynthesis protein is translated as MKTLDYVTCDVFTDQAFGGNPLAVVFGAEGLPTETLQAIAAEFSYSETTFVLPPKDPANTAQVRIFTPGYEMPFAGHPNVGTGFVLAQRGELFGKAIGDQMVFEEIAGLVPIEVERDAAGQIAGIRITAPKLPGDPVTVPAAPVAEAVGLTAADIDLSDTEPTLLEAGPSFVMVPITSREALARAKTANPNVDMPPVLRDGSIGLMLFVRDGEGDPAPVSARMFPLDPEMAGLTEDPATGSASAILAGHLQRAAKDAPTRLRISQGVDMGRPSVIETEVRVDQAGQAEAITVTGQCVTMMTGSLSL
- the cysC gene encoding adenylyl-sulfate kinase, which translates into the protein MTQQTNTERLPQLRLVVVGHVDHGKSTLIGRLLHDTDSLPDGKLEELKRVSERRGMPLEWSFVLDSFQAERDQAVTIDTTQIWFKTDKRDVVIIDAPGHREFLKNMVSGAANADAAILVIDAAEGVREQTRRHAYLLHLLGMRQILVAVNKMDLIEHNEERFREVTAEMSAYLKEIGLQAIAMVPISARHGDNIAATAESMPWYNGTTLIDGLDALERAPSPVDQPLRFPVQDVYKFDERRIIAGRIESGRLKVGDEIVFSPSNRRARVKTIEAWNEDTPPMGASAGQSIGITLDEQIYVERGDIASHQGRAPILTDVFRATVFWLHDKPLVVGNQYKMKLGTGEAVVTVQAIDRAIDTQSLKGGEASELNRNDVGEITFRAKRLIAVDEYSDLPKTGQFVLVDQYDTAGGGSINMDGYPDQRQALTVKASNIHAVEHLLDPDTRAQRNGHYGAVFWFTGLSGAGKSTLAMLVERALFNRGRQVYVLDGDNVRRGLNADLGFSPDDRTENIRRIGEVAGLFARAGSVCITAFISPYRADRDRAREAAPESFHEIYIKADLETCEARDPKGLYKKARAGEIPEFTGISAPYEPPIEADLEVDTDGLSVEQCVELIADYIEEEISINAAHARVV
- a CDS encoding glycosyltransferase family 9 protein, which encodes MSMKPLSEPSQDGPVVILQPLPGVGDLVWHLKAVHAIAAAHPGREKVLLTKSRSRADEMFKADKAIDRVIWVDRADRHSGPAGFIALVRDLKAEGIARSFQLHHSARYAAALALAGVPERFGYGTTAPTRWFTEPPHLGSEHRRDHPISLADQFIERCGFSIPDHAERLRVAPALANDVQQRYAGCPKPWIALGLGSSEAFKQWGAERFAALIKAIGEQTSATFFLMGGPGEAAFEGALQAAATEVAGKHRIVLAPGFTAPMSEMVAIQAASDVYVGNDTSFLNISAAVGVPAFGLFGATEVLTFSPLIEAIKPDQGGISRQDGMARIDPKTVAEKVLQRLKDSAKAG
- the ppdK gene encoding pyruvate, phosphate dikinase, producing the protein MSAVASADTATTGKWTYFFGDGKADGAAGMKNLLGGKGANLAEMSSLGLPVPPGFTIPTDACTYYYQNNKSLPPELDGQIAAALGQIEALVGTKFGDAENPLLVSVRSGSRVSMPGMMDTVLNLGLNDVSVEGLAKRSGDPRFAYDSYRRFITMYSDVVLGIDHYEFEDLLDTLKRDRDYSLDTQLTAEDWQELLPEYKAVVKRALGRDFPQDVQEQLMGAVKAVFQSWDTPRAKTYRRLHDIPEEWGTAVNVQAMVFGNMGEDCATGVAFTRDPSTGDNEFYGEYLVNAQGEDVVAGIRTPQHLTIRGKEKQDSTMPAMEEVMPEVFGQLNDVRLRLEKHYRDMQDIEFTVQSGKLFMLQTRSGKRTAPAALKIAIEMAKEGLITEEEAVMRVDPASLDQLLHPTLDPTAEKTILSKGLPASPGAASGMIAFSSDETERLVKEGHNAILVRIETSPEDIHGMHAARGILTTRGGMTSHAAVVARGMGRACVAGAGDIRIDYKAKTLHVRDITLKEGDVITIDGGTGEVMLGEIPTKQPELSGDFAMLMGWADKSRRMRIRTNAETPADARTAVKFGAEGIGLCRTEHMFFEADRILTVREMILAADEAGRRDALSRIEPMQRQDFVELFQIMRGLPVTIRLLDPPLHEFLPHQAHEIEDVATALKTDVEEVRHRVLQLSESNPMLGHRGCRLGVSYPEIYEMQARAIIEGAISVQQESGETVVPEIMIPLVGMPKELAILKALVDKVAAEAVEKSGVSLGYMVGTMIELPRAALCADQIAESAEFFSFGTNDLTQTTFGISRDDAGSFLPLYQDKGIVEKDPFVSLDPQGVGQLVAIGCEKGKATRPDIKLGICGEHGGDPASIRFCEETGLDYVSCSPYRVPIARLAAAQASLAQKG